Proteins from a genomic interval of Geodermatophilus obscurus DSM 43160:
- a CDS encoding alpha,alpha-trehalose-phosphate synthase (UDP-forming): MVVANRLPVDQVTDPDGSTRWQRSPGGLVTALEPFVAGRGGAWVGWSGSAGEAPEPFESGGMSLIPVPLSEEEVDRYYEGMSNASLWPLYHDVVEKPEYHRTWWDTYVQVNKRFTERAAEVAAEGAIVWVHDYQLQLVPAMLRQQRPDLTIGFFLHIPFPPFELFTQLPWRSAIVEGLLGADLVGFQRPAAAANFVHLARRLHDLPARGSTIEYDGRTVTARSFPISIDVKAFEELASRPDVVKRAEEIRAELGNPRKIILGVDRLDYTKGIAVRLNAFQELLEDGVVEVPDTVMVQVATPSRERVEHYVHMRETIEQQVGHINGVFGTLGGPAVHYINQSVPREELAALYRAADVMLVTPYRDGMNLVAKEYVAARSDLGGTLVLSEFAGAAAELKQAFLVNPHDIAGVKNQLLRALRIEPAEAARRMRAMRRHLARNDLEHWANSFFDALQAKA; encoded by the coding sequence GTGGTGGTGGCCAACCGGCTGCCCGTCGACCAGGTCACCGACCCCGACGGCAGCACCCGCTGGCAGCGGAGCCCGGGCGGCCTGGTGACCGCGCTGGAGCCCTTCGTGGCCGGCCGCGGTGGCGCCTGGGTGGGCTGGTCGGGGTCGGCGGGCGAGGCCCCCGAGCCCTTCGAGTCCGGCGGGATGTCACTGATCCCCGTGCCGCTCTCCGAGGAGGAGGTCGACCGGTACTACGAGGGCATGTCGAACGCCTCGTTGTGGCCGCTGTACCACGACGTGGTCGAGAAGCCCGAGTACCACCGGACGTGGTGGGACACCTACGTCCAGGTCAACAAGCGGTTCACCGAGCGGGCCGCCGAGGTGGCCGCCGAGGGGGCCATCGTGTGGGTCCACGACTACCAGCTGCAGCTGGTGCCGGCCATGCTGCGCCAGCAGCGTCCGGACCTCACCATCGGCTTCTTCCTGCACATCCCCTTCCCGCCCTTCGAGCTGTTCACCCAGCTGCCGTGGCGGTCGGCGATCGTCGAGGGCCTGCTCGGCGCCGACCTGGTCGGGTTCCAGCGGCCCGCCGCAGCGGCCAACTTCGTGCACCTGGCCCGCCGGCTGCACGACCTGCCCGCCCGCGGTTCGACGATCGAGTACGACGGCCGCACGGTCACCGCGCGCTCCTTCCCCATCTCCATCGACGTCAAGGCGTTCGAGGAGCTGGCCAGCCGGCCGGACGTCGTCAAGCGGGCGGAGGAGATCCGCGCCGAGCTCGGCAACCCGCGGAAGATCATCCTGGGCGTGGACCGGCTGGACTACACCAAGGGCATCGCCGTCCGGCTCAACGCCTTCCAGGAGCTGCTCGAGGACGGCGTCGTCGAGGTCCCCGACACGGTGATGGTGCAGGTCGCCACGCCCAGCCGGGAGCGGGTCGAGCACTACGTGCACATGCGGGAGACGATCGAGCAGCAGGTCGGCCACATCAACGGCGTCTTCGGCACCCTCGGCGGGCCCGCCGTCCACTACATCAACCAGTCGGTGCCCCGCGAGGAGCTGGCCGCGCTGTACCGGGCCGCCGACGTCATGCTCGTGACGCCGTACCGCGACGGTATGAACCTCGTGGCCAAGGAGTACGTCGCGGCCCGTAGCGACCTCGGCGGCACGCTGGTGCTCTCCGAGTTCGCCGGCGCCGCCGCCGAGCTCAAGCAGGCGTTCCTGGTCAACCCGCACGACATCGCCGGGGTCAAGAACCAGCTCCTGCGGGCACTGCGGATCGAGCCGGCCGAGGCGGCCAGGCGGATGCGCGCGATGCGCCGTCACCTGGCCCGCAACGACCTGGAGCACTGGGCCAACTCGTTCTTCGACGCGCTGCAGGCCAAGGCGTGA
- a CDS encoding helix-turn-helix domain-containing protein translates to MTATATRSTFGPLLRQWRTRRRLSQLDLAVESDVSARHISFLETGRSQPSREMVLRLATQLDVPLRERNQLLLGAGYAPEYRARSLDDTEMAPVRAAVDAVLRAHAPHPALAVDRHWKLVSANAGIDLLTRGVAPHLLEPPVNVLRLSLHPDGLAGRIRNLAEWRGHVLGRLAREHAVTGDPRTRALLHELAALPGGRSLGPTNAVAVPLRMQAGGRELAFLSTVTTFGTAVDVTLAELSIEAFLPADAATAEAMAALVAGGG, encoded by the coding sequence GTGACGGCGACCGCGACCCGCTCGACCTTCGGGCCGCTGCTGCGCCAGTGGCGCACCCGCCGCCGGCTCAGCCAGCTCGACCTGGCCGTCGAGAGCGACGTCTCCGCGCGGCACATCAGCTTCCTGGAGACCGGCCGGTCGCAACCCAGCCGGGAGATGGTGCTGCGGCTGGCCACCCAGCTCGACGTCCCGCTGCGCGAGCGGAACCAGCTGCTGCTCGGCGCCGGCTACGCCCCCGAGTACCGCGCCCGCTCCCTCGACGACACGGAGATGGCCCCGGTCCGCGCCGCGGTCGACGCGGTGCTGCGGGCCCACGCACCGCACCCGGCCCTCGCCGTCGACCGGCACTGGAAGCTGGTCAGCGCCAACGCCGGCATCGACCTGCTCACCCGCGGGGTCGCGCCGCACCTGCTCGAGCCGCCGGTCAACGTGCTGCGGCTGAGCCTGCACCCCGACGGGCTCGCCGGCCGCATCCGCAACCTGGCCGAGTGGCGCGGCCACGTGCTCGGCCGGCTGGCCCGGGAGCACGCCGTCACCGGTGACCCCCGGACACGGGCGCTGCTGCACGAGCTGGCCGCGCTCCCCGGCGGCCGCAGCCTGGGCCCGACGAACGCCGTAGCCGTCCCCCTGCGGATGCAGGCCGGCGGCCGGGAGCTGGCGTTTCTGAGCACCGTCACGACCTTCGGCACCGCCGTCGACGTCACCCTCGCCGAGCTGAGCATCGAGGCGTTCCTGCCCGCCGACGCCGCGACGGCGGAGGCCATGGCGGCGCTGGTCGCCGGCGGCGGCTGA
- a CDS encoding N-acetylglutaminylglutamine amidotransferase translates to MCGLSGEIRFDGSLADTTAVARMVECLVPRGPDGQGAWSNGRVAFGHRRLSVIDLSPAGSQPMVDNELGLTAVFNGCIYDYKELRAELEGHGYRFFSTSDTEVILKGYHHWGTAVVEHLHGMFAFVITERDTGRVVLARDRLGIKPLYLAETPGRLRFASSLPALVQAGDVDTSIDPVALHHYLSWHAVVPAPRTILNGVRKLPPATVRVIEADGTSREHRYWEARYERLPEHANWSPRDWEDAIEEALRVAVRRRLVADIPVGVLLSGGLDSSLIVGLLAQEGQTGLATYSIGFEAVGGREGDEFVYSDVIAERFSTDHHRIRVASDELAAALGHAIGAMAEPMVSHDVVAFDLLSERVSQSIRVVQSGQGADEVFAGYHWYPPLQGVDRERAVETYAKAFFDRDAADMARLVADRYALDGDPSLEFVRRHMSAPHADTAVDAALRLDSEVMLVDDPVKRVDNMSMAWGLEARVPFLDHDLVELAARCPPELKLADGGKGVLKAIGRRIIPPEVIDRPKGYFPVPAITHLEGKVLDLVRDALTDDAARERGLFRPEYVDRLLADPNGGLTPLRGNKLWQLGLLELWLQAHGI, encoded by the coding sequence ATGTGCGGCCTCTCCGGTGAGATCCGGTTCGACGGCTCCCTGGCCGACACCACCGCCGTGGCGCGGATGGTCGAGTGCCTCGTCCCCCGCGGGCCGGACGGTCAGGGTGCCTGGAGCAACGGGCGGGTGGCCTTCGGACACCGCCGGCTGTCGGTCATCGACCTGTCGCCGGCCGGCAGCCAGCCGATGGTGGACAACGAGCTCGGCCTGACCGCGGTCTTCAACGGCTGCATCTACGACTACAAGGAGCTGCGCGCCGAGCTCGAGGGCCACGGCTACCGCTTCTTCTCCACCTCCGACACCGAGGTGATCCTCAAGGGCTACCACCACTGGGGCACCGCGGTCGTCGAGCACCTGCACGGCATGTTCGCCTTCGTCATCACCGAGCGCGACACCGGCCGAGTGGTGCTCGCCCGCGACCGGCTCGGCATCAAGCCGCTCTACCTCGCCGAGACGCCGGGCCGGCTGCGGTTCGCCTCCTCGCTGCCGGCCCTGGTGCAGGCGGGGGACGTCGACACCTCCATCGACCCGGTCGCCCTGCACCACTACCTCTCCTGGCACGCCGTCGTCCCCGCGCCACGGACGATCCTCAACGGGGTCCGCAAGCTGCCCCCCGCCACCGTGCGGGTGATCGAGGCCGACGGCACCTCCCGCGAGCACCGGTACTGGGAGGCCCGCTACGAGCGCCTTCCCGAGCACGCGAACTGGTCCCCCCGCGACTGGGAGGACGCGATCGAGGAGGCGCTGCGCGTCGCCGTCCGCCGGCGTCTGGTCGCCGACATCCCGGTCGGCGTGCTGCTCTCCGGCGGGCTGGACTCCAGCCTGATCGTCGGCCTGCTGGCCCAGGAGGGGCAGACCGGCCTGGCCACCTACTCGATCGGCTTCGAGGCGGTCGGTGGCCGGGAGGGCGACGAGTTCGTCTACTCCGACGTCATCGCGGAGCGGTTCAGCACCGATCACCACCGCATCCGGGTGGCCTCCGACGAGCTCGCCGCGGCCCTCGGCCACGCCATCGGCGCCATGGCCGAGCCGATGGTCAGCCACGACGTCGTCGCCTTCGACCTGCTCTCCGAGCGGGTCAGCCAGTCGATCCGGGTCGTGCAGTCCGGGCAGGGCGCCGACGAGGTCTTCGCCGGCTACCACTGGTACCCGCCGCTGCAGGGCGTGGACCGCGAGCGGGCGGTGGAGACCTACGCGAAGGCGTTCTTCGACCGCGACGCCGCCGACATGGCCCGGCTGGTGGCCGACCGCTACGCGCTGGACGGCGACCCGAGTCTGGAGTTCGTCCGCCGGCACATGTCCGCGCCGCACGCCGACACCGCCGTGGACGCCGCGCTGCGCCTGGACAGCGAGGTCATGCTCGTCGACGACCCGGTCAAGCGGGTGGACAACATGTCCATGGCCTGGGGCCTGGAGGCCCGGGTGCCCTTCCTCGACCACGACCTGGTCGAGCTGGCCGCGAGGTGCCCGCCGGAGCTGAAGCTGGCCGACGGCGGCAAGGGCGTGCTCAAGGCCATCGGCCGGCGGATCATCCCGCCGGAGGTCATCGACCGGCCCAAGGGCTACTTCCCGGTCCCGGCGATCACCCACCTCGAGGGCAAGGTGCTCGACCTGGTCCGCGACGCGCTGACCGACGACGCCGCGCGCGAGCGAGGCCTGTTCCGGCCGGAGTACGTCGACCGGCTGCTGGCCGACCCGAACGGTGGGCTCACCCCGCTGCGGGGCAACAAGCTGTGGCAGCTGGGCCTGCTCGAGCTCTGGCTGCAGGCCCACGGGATCTGA
- a CDS encoding fluoride efflux transporter FluC, with protein sequence MAYLLAALGGALGALARWGVATALPHPPGGWPWATLLVNLTGCLLLGALTAALTARSPEPPWARPLLAVGVLGGYTTYSAFAVEVVGLASAGAAALAAGYVLVSVLGGVLAVAVGARAVRAAPAR encoded by the coding sequence GTGGCGTACCTGCTCGCGGCGCTCGGTGGCGCGCTCGGCGCGCTGGCCCGCTGGGGCGTGGCGACGGCGCTGCCGCACCCCCCCGGCGGCTGGCCGTGGGCCACCCTGCTGGTCAACCTCACCGGCTGCCTGCTGCTGGGCGCGCTGACCGCCGCCCTGACCGCGCGCTCTCCCGAGCCACCCTGGGCCCGGCCGCTCCTCGCCGTCGGCGTGCTCGGCGGCTACACGACGTACTCCGCGTTCGCCGTCGAGGTCGTCGGGCTGGCCAGCGCCGGTGCGGCGGCCCTGGCCGCCGGCTACGTGCTCGTCTCCGTCCTCGGTGGGGTGCTCGCCGTGGCCGTGGGGGCCCGGGCGGTGCGGGCCGCCCCCGCCCGGTGA
- a CDS encoding nuclear transport factor 2 family protein: protein MPVDTATQVQRYIAAWNETEPQARRRAVAALFTEDARYVDPLVDVRGHEGIDATIAAVHEQFPGWVFRLAGPVDAHHDQVRFTWGLGPEGEEPPVVGSDVAVTDGNGRFDRVSGFLDRVPQQ, encoded by the coding sequence GTGCCCGTCGACACCGCCACCCAGGTCCAGCGGTACATCGCCGCGTGGAACGAGACCGAGCCGCAGGCGCGCCGACGGGCGGTGGCGGCGCTCTTCACCGAGGACGCCCGCTACGTCGACCCGCTGGTCGACGTCCGAGGGCACGAGGGCATCGACGCGACGATCGCCGCGGTGCACGAGCAGTTCCCGGGGTGGGTGTTCCGGCTCGCCGGGCCCGTCGACGCCCACCACGACCAGGTGCGCTTCACCTGGGGGCTGGGCCCGGAGGGGGAGGAGCCGCCGGTGGTCGGCTCCGACGTGGCCGTCACCGACGGGAACGGCCGCTTCGACCGGGTCTCCGGCTTCCTCGACCGGGTCCCGCAGCAGTGA
- a CDS encoding fluoride efflux transporter FluC: protein MPLLVVAGALVGAPLRLLVTRLAARGGRDPARGTLVVNLVGSALLGVVLGAAAPPPAVVALVGTGFCGTLTTFSTFGTDVLRLVERGTLARALGYAAATVVLGLTAAAAGYLLASG from the coding sequence ATGCCGCTGCTGGTGGTGGCCGGCGCACTGGTCGGCGCCCCGCTGCGGCTGCTGGTCACCCGGCTGGCCGCCCGCGGGGGCCGGGACCCCGCGCGGGGGACGCTGGTCGTCAACCTCGTCGGCAGCGCGCTGCTCGGCGTGGTGCTGGGGGCCGCCGCACCTCCGCCGGCGGTGGTCGCCCTGGTGGGCACCGGCTTCTGCGGCACGCTCACGACCTTCTCGACCTTCGGCACCGACGTGCTGCGCCTGGTCGAGCGGGGGACCCTCGCCCGGGCGCTCGGCTACGCCGCAGCGACCGTCGTGCTGGGTCTGACCGCGGCGGCGGCGGGGTACCTGCTGGCCTCCGGATGA
- a CDS encoding helix-turn-helix transcriptional regulator has product MTDDPRPSWTFLTNHGHVLLAVAADPDVRVEEIAARVGITSRAVLAILRDLEEAGYVTRSRRGRRTHYEVRPHRPFRHPSTAHREVDDLLAIFTR; this is encoded by the coding sequence GTGACCGACGACCCGCGTCCGTCGTGGACGTTCCTCACCAACCACGGCCACGTGCTGCTCGCGGTCGCCGCCGATCCGGACGTGCGCGTCGAGGAGATCGCCGCGCGCGTCGGCATCACGTCCCGCGCGGTCCTGGCCATCCTGCGCGACCTGGAGGAGGCCGGGTACGTCACCCGCAGCCGCCGGGGTCGCCGCACGCACTACGAGGTGCGACCGCACCGGCCGTTCCGGCACCCGAGCACGGCCCATCGCGAGGTCGACGACCTGCTCGCCATCTTCACCCGGTGA
- a CDS encoding DUF1330 domain-containing protein, whose amino-acid sequence MSGYGSYAVAHLETVTVGPGIVEYLARIDATLEPFGGRFLVHGARAEVVEGPWRGDLVVIGFPDPDGAGAWYSSAAYQEIVGLRTGSSTGWAVLVEGVPGPHRATDVLAAQS is encoded by the coding sequence GTGAGCGGGTACGGCTCCTACGCCGTCGCCCACCTCGAGACGGTGACGGTGGGCCCGGGGATCGTGGAGTACCTCGCCCGCATCGACGCCACCCTCGAGCCCTTCGGAGGGCGGTTCCTCGTGCACGGCGCCCGGGCCGAGGTCGTGGAGGGTCCGTGGCGGGGCGACCTCGTGGTCATCGGCTTCCCGGACCCCGATGGCGCCGGTGCCTGGTACTCCTCGGCGGCCTACCAGGAGATCGTCGGCCTGCGGACCGGGTCCAGCACCGGCTGGGCGGTCCTGGTCGAGGGCGTTCCCGGGCCGCACCGAGCCACCGACGTCCTGGCTGCGCAGTCGTGA
- the ngg gene encoding N-acetylglutaminylglutamine synthetase codes for MPRVAGHRRRTPVSETPSPTSRPWQQISEHQRQGMESDVVLDLAWGRLVFGQTFSSLEGIVKALRSEESGRRDICIYPRDPHVMVGMAPDELFIDPSYVYRLDLYRYRSRAELIRGVFVRTVTALDEMRQINDIYARNGMVTGDAATMWANHRTRCFTYLVAEDRRTGRIVGTVTGVDHVLAFGDPEGGASLWCLAVDAQDAPPGTGEALVRVLAERYVGRGRAYLDLSVMHDNSGAIALYRKLGFHRVPALCVKRKNPINTPLFSSRPPGLEELNPYARIIAEEALERGIRVEVSDAEWGEMRLALGGRTVLTRESLSEFTSAVAMSRCDDKRVTRRIMERAGVRVPRGATVTEDDRESAGALLAECGEVVVKPARGEQGKGITVGVTSADALERAVALAAQFCPDVLVEELVEGDDLRVVVIDHEVVAAAVRRPAEVVGDGRNPVTDLIRSTSRRRERATGGESRIPLDGATAEVVAESGYAMDDVPPAGERIRVRRTANLHTGGTIEDVTARLHPAIAQAAVRASRAIGIPVTGLDFLVPDVEGPDHVFIEANERPGLANHEPQPTVERFVDLLFPETRRR; via the coding sequence GTGCCCCGCGTCGCGGGGCACCGGCGCCGGACCCCGGTGTCCGAGACCCCCTCCCCCACCAGCCGTCCCTGGCAGCAGATCTCCGAGCACCAGCGGCAGGGGATGGAGTCCGACGTCGTCCTCGACCTGGCCTGGGGCCGGCTGGTGTTCGGGCAGACCTTCTCCAGCCTCGAGGGCATCGTGAAGGCGCTGCGCTCGGAGGAGAGCGGCCGGCGCGACATCTGCATCTACCCCCGCGACCCGCACGTGATGGTCGGGATGGCGCCCGACGAGCTGTTCATCGACCCCAGCTACGTCTACCGGCTGGACCTGTACCGCTACCGGTCGCGTGCCGAGCTGATCCGCGGGGTCTTCGTGCGCACGGTGACCGCGCTGGACGAGATGCGGCAGATCAACGACATCTACGCGCGCAACGGCATGGTCACCGGGGACGCCGCCACCATGTGGGCCAACCACCGCACCCGCTGCTTCACCTACCTGGTCGCGGAGGACCGGCGCACGGGGCGGATCGTCGGCACGGTCACCGGTGTCGACCACGTGCTCGCCTTCGGCGACCCGGAGGGCGGCGCCAGCCTCTGGTGCCTGGCCGTGGACGCGCAGGACGCCCCGCCCGGCACCGGTGAGGCGCTGGTGCGGGTGCTGGCCGAGCGCTACGTCGGCCGCGGCCGCGCCTACCTGGACCTGTCGGTCATGCACGACAACTCCGGGGCGATCGCGCTGTACCGCAAGCTCGGCTTCCACCGGGTGCCCGCGCTGTGCGTCAAGCGGAAGAACCCGATCAACACCCCGCTGTTCTCCTCCCGCCCGCCGGGGCTGGAGGAGCTCAACCCCTATGCGCGGATCATCGCCGAGGAGGCGCTCGAGCGCGGGATCCGGGTCGAGGTCAGCGACGCCGAGTGGGGTGAGATGCGGCTGGCGCTGGGCGGGCGCACGGTGCTCACCCGGGAGTCGCTGTCGGAGTTCACCAGCGCGGTCGCGATGAGCCGCTGCGACGACAAGCGCGTCACCCGGCGGATCATGGAGCGGGCCGGCGTCCGCGTGCCCCGCGGTGCGACCGTCACCGAGGACGACCGGGAGTCCGCCGGGGCGCTGCTCGCCGAGTGCGGCGAGGTGGTGGTCAAGCCCGCCCGCGGCGAGCAGGGGAAGGGCATCACCGTGGGCGTGACCTCGGCCGACGCGCTGGAGCGGGCGGTCGCGCTGGCCGCCCAGTTCTGCCCCGACGTGCTGGTCGAGGAGCTCGTCGAGGGCGACGACCTGCGGGTGGTCGTCATCGACCACGAGGTGGTGGCCGCCGCGGTGCGCCGGCCGGCCGAGGTGGTCGGCGATGGCCGTAACCCGGTGACCGACCTGATCCGGTCGACCAGCCGCCGGCGCGAGCGGGCCACCGGCGGGGAGTCGCGCATCCCGCTGGACGGTGCGACCGCCGAGGTGGTCGCCGAGTCCGGGTACGCGATGGACGACGTCCCGCCCGCGGGCGAGCGGATCCGGGTCCGGCGGACGGCGAACCTGCACACCGGCGGCACCATCGAAGACGTCACCGCGCGGCTGCACCCGGCGATCGCGCAGGCCGCCGTCCGGGCCAGCCGGGCGATCGGCATCCCGGTGACCGGGCTGGACTTCCTGGTGCCCGACGTCGAGGGGCCCGACCACGTGTTCATCGAGGCCAACGAGCGGCCCGGGCTGGCCAACCACGAGCCGCAGCCGACCGTGGAGCGCTTCGTCGACCTGCTCTTCCCCGAGACCCGCCGGCGCTGA
- a CDS encoding quinone oxidoreductase family protein, which translates to MQAVVVERRGGPEVLTVCEVPDPEPGDGAVLVDVAAVGVNFRDVYEREGRAPYGGALPAVVGAEGAGTVVGTGERVAWLDVPGSYATRVAARPEKLVPVPDGVGLDVAAAVLLQGCTAQYLAADSYPVAEGDWVVVHSAAGGVGLLLTQLVRDRGGHVLATTSTAEKAELARAAGADDVVVGYDGFAERVRELSGGEGAAAVYDGVGRTTFAAGLTALRPTGRMIVYGAASGQPDPLEVQSLAAHGSLYVQRPTLGTYTRTPQLLRERAGAVLDLVAAGRLDVRIGGRYPLAEARRAQEDLEGRRTTGKLLLLPQGS; encoded by the coding sequence GTGCAGGCAGTGGTCGTGGAGCGCCGCGGCGGCCCCGAGGTGCTGACGGTCTGCGAGGTGCCCGACCCCGAGCCCGGCGACGGTGCGGTGCTGGTCGACGTCGCAGCCGTGGGGGTCAACTTCCGGGACGTGTACGAGCGCGAGGGCCGTGCGCCCTACGGCGGCGCCCTCCCCGCGGTCGTCGGCGCAGAGGGTGCGGGCACCGTCGTCGGCACGGGGGAGCGGGTCGCCTGGCTCGACGTCCCCGGCAGCTACGCGACCCGGGTGGCCGCCCGGCCCGAGAAGCTGGTGCCGGTGCCCGACGGGGTGGGCCTCGACGTGGCCGCTGCCGTGCTGCTGCAGGGCTGCACCGCCCAGTACCTCGCCGCCGACTCGTACCCGGTCGCCGAGGGGGACTGGGTGGTCGTGCACAGCGCGGCCGGGGGCGTCGGCCTGCTGCTGACCCAACTGGTGCGCGACCGCGGCGGCCACGTCCTGGCCACGACGTCGACGGCGGAGAAGGCCGAGCTCGCGCGGGCGGCCGGCGCCGACGACGTCGTGGTCGGCTACGACGGCTTCGCCGAGCGGGTCCGGGAGCTCTCCGGCGGTGAAGGTGCCGCCGCGGTGTACGACGGCGTCGGGCGGACGACGTTCGCCGCGGGGCTGACCGCACTGCGACCCACCGGGCGGATGATCGTGTACGGCGCTGCGAGCGGGCAGCCCGACCCGCTGGAGGTCCAGTCCCTCGCCGCGCACGGGTCGCTGTACGTCCAGCGGCCGACGCTCGGCACCTACACCCGGACCCCGCAGCTGCTGCGCGAGCGGGCCGGCGCGGTCCTGGACCTGGTCGCCGCCGGCCGGCTCGACGTCCGCATCGGCGGCCGGTACCCGCTGGCCGAGGCGCGGCGGGCGCAGGAGGACCTGGAGGGCCGGCGGACCACCGGCAAGCTCCTGCTGCTGCCGCAGGGCTCCTGA
- a CDS encoding TerC family protein encodes MDVSLSLWLAVLGLIVAMLAVDLFAHRRAHVIGVREAAAWSAVWVLIGVGFGAWVWSRYGAELGQQYFAGYLIEKSLAVDNVFVWAIVLTFFAVPREHEHWVLFLGVLGALVLRGLFIAGGAVLISSFGWVLFLFAAFLLWTGYRMIRQRDEHIDPQRSRALRLFRRYVPMTDAYHGQRFLVRRDGVLLATPLLAVLVLVEVTDVVFAVDSIPAIFAVTDEPFLVFTANAFAVLGLRAMYFLLADLVHRFVHLKVGLALVLMWVGVKMLLKIDVYYIPTAVSLAVIATILVVAIAASLRATRGQVRRALPSPSTPPFRVATEEELAALEPVWRRRRPAREWTPS; translated from the coding sequence GTGGACGTCTCGCTGTCCCTGTGGCTGGCCGTGCTCGGCCTCATCGTCGCGATGCTCGCCGTCGACCTGTTCGCCCACCGACGGGCGCACGTGATCGGCGTGCGGGAGGCGGCCGCGTGGTCGGCGGTCTGGGTGCTCATCGGTGTCGGCTTCGGCGCGTGGGTGTGGTCGCGGTACGGCGCCGAGCTCGGCCAGCAGTACTTCGCCGGCTACCTGATCGAGAAGTCGTTGGCCGTGGACAACGTCTTCGTCTGGGCCATCGTCCTCACGTTCTTCGCCGTCCCGCGGGAGCACGAGCACTGGGTGCTCTTCCTCGGGGTGCTCGGCGCGCTGGTCCTGCGTGGCCTGTTCATCGCCGGCGGCGCGGTGCTCATCAGCAGCTTCGGCTGGGTGCTGTTTCTGTTCGCCGCGTTCCTGCTCTGGACCGGCTACCGGATGATCCGGCAGCGGGACGAACACATCGACCCGCAGCGGTCCCGGGCGCTGCGCCTGTTCCGCCGGTACGTGCCGATGACCGACGCCTACCACGGGCAGCGGTTCCTCGTCCGGCGCGACGGTGTCCTCCTGGCCACCCCGTTGCTCGCCGTGCTGGTCCTCGTCGAGGTCACCGACGTGGTCTTCGCCGTCGACTCGATCCCCGCGATCTTCGCCGTGACCGACGAGCCGTTCCTCGTCTTCACCGCCAACGCCTTCGCCGTGCTCGGCCTGCGGGCGATGTACTTCCTGCTCGCCGACCTGGTCCACCGCTTCGTCCACCTGAAGGTCGGACTGGCCCTGGTGCTCATGTGGGTCGGCGTCAAGATGCTGCTCAAGATCGACGTCTACTACATCCCGACTGCGGTCAGCCTGGCGGTCATCGCCACGATCCTCGTCGTGGCGATCGCGGCGAGCCTGCGGGCCACCCGCGGCCAGGTCCGGCGCGCCCTGCCGTCGCCCAGCACACCCCCGTTCCGTGTGGCGACCGAGGAGGAGCTGGCGGCGCTGGAGCCGGTGTGGCGCCGTCGTCGGCCGGCGCGGGAGTGGACGCCCTCCTGA